Proteins encoded within one genomic window of Hahella chejuensis KCTC 2396:
- a CDS encoding pyridoxal-dependent decarboxylase — protein sequence MEMTSPRRKFVSRDVLKQVKSHLKQGLVGAPLLDDTSIAGWFMGTKGENLEVVKKLLTAVVDKTLEGRTNLFPEDPGYITDKVKSSDAYIQALQNIEQRSDDLLSLLTQYSVPFSSLRYQGHMTWDITLPAIIGYLSGMLQNQNNVTPQAAPATTLLEIVAANDVAQMAGFNVRPLENDSESAEPRSWSHITSGGTVANIESVWAARELKYMPLGIKYALEDGQPYASIRNSLTLPDGQRVADASAWRLLNLMQDDALNLPGKIAGLLNVDEADVWKTLGEGYSLNARGMTFFQNKYLAAENIKAPAIIVPSTKHYSWVKSAAVLGLGGGQKGLTEAQMADINVIGDDAVLNVYVDEEGRVKTDLLQAVLNTCKQNKKPILMNVAVFGSTEEGAVDPVEKILQIREDFRRDAEPFEYAVHTDGAWGGYFMACIRKPFEMGSEPQQGKLATDQFDNGDTWFRASVYESMAHVHRCDSATIDPHKMGYIPYPAGSLTYRNEKIINLLSFSAPYISSEGDSDSINTRNIGESGLEGSKPGAAATAVYLSHQTIRPDKRGYGHIINQSMLNSKLFYLYLATMDIAFPDDKFDLVLLTPMPKEQEMQRKAIAEMLWKRQVSKRDLLQHREISSFLRKISGDQNIVDYVFVDKNDRSVERTLQLNNALFDKLSVPPGQPVSPDQVFVSMTTFNRDDYGNDFMNALGERLFENPQQVNAIPCIRSVILDPWAIYTHEHDQMGLYNFFTDIFLPKLRKEVNLLCGQ from the coding sequence ATGGAAATGACTTCCCCAAGAAGGAAATTTGTCTCACGCGATGTTCTAAAACAAGTTAAATCCCATTTAAAACAAGGCCTGGTCGGCGCCCCCTTACTGGACGACACCTCCATCGCCGGCTGGTTTATGGGCACAAAAGGCGAAAATCTTGAAGTAGTGAAGAAGTTGTTGACCGCCGTTGTCGACAAAACCCTGGAAGGGCGCACCAATCTGTTTCCGGAAGATCCCGGATACATCACGGATAAAGTGAAGTCTTCCGATGCGTACATTCAGGCGTTGCAGAATATCGAGCAGCGCAGCGACGATCTTCTCAGTCTGTTGACGCAGTACTCCGTCCCCTTCTCCAGCCTGCGCTATCAAGGGCATATGACCTGGGACATCACTCTGCCTGCGATTATCGGCTACCTGTCCGGCATGCTGCAGAACCAGAATAACGTCACGCCCCAGGCCGCGCCGGCGACGACATTGTTGGAAATCGTGGCCGCCAACGACGTGGCGCAAATGGCCGGTTTCAACGTGCGTCCGCTGGAGAACGACAGCGAGTCCGCCGAACCGCGTTCCTGGTCGCATATCACCAGCGGCGGTACGGTCGCCAATATCGAAAGCGTGTGGGCCGCCCGTGAGCTCAAATACATGCCTCTGGGCATAAAATATGCGCTGGAGGACGGACAACCCTATGCCTCTATCCGCAACAGCCTCACCCTGCCTGACGGCCAGCGGGTCGCAGACGCCAGCGCCTGGCGTCTGCTTAACCTGATGCAGGACGACGCGTTGAATCTGCCAGGCAAAATAGCCGGTTTGCTCAACGTGGACGAAGCGGACGTCTGGAAAACGTTGGGAGAAGGCTATTCGCTCAACGCCCGAGGCATGACCTTCTTCCAGAACAAATATCTGGCGGCGGAGAACATCAAGGCGCCGGCGATCATTGTACCCTCCACCAAGCATTACTCCTGGGTGAAGTCCGCCGCCGTACTTGGCCTGGGCGGCGGTCAGAAAGGCTTGACCGAAGCGCAGATGGCGGACATCAACGTGATTGGCGACGACGCCGTGCTGAATGTCTATGTGGACGAAGAAGGCAGAGTAAAAACCGATCTGCTGCAGGCCGTGTTGAACACCTGCAAGCAGAATAAAAAGCCCATCCTGATGAATGTGGCGGTATTCGGCTCCACCGAAGAAGGCGCGGTGGACCCGGTGGAAAAAATTCTGCAAATCCGCGAAGACTTCCGTCGCGACGCCGAGCCATTCGAGTATGCGGTGCATACCGACGGCGCCTGGGGCGGCTACTTCATGGCCTGTATCCGCAAGCCGTTCGAGATGGGTTCCGAGCCACAACAGGGCAAGCTGGCCACAGATCAGTTTGACAATGGCGACACCTGGTTCAGAGCGTCCGTGTACGAAAGTATGGCCCATGTGCATCGTTGCGACAGCGCCACGATCGATCCGCACAAAATGGGTTACATCCCCTACCCGGCGGGCAGCCTGACTTACCGCAATGAGAAAATCATCAACCTGCTAAGCTTCAGCGCGCCTTACATCAGCTCGGAAGGCGACAGCGACAGCATCAACACCCGCAATATCGGCGAGTCCGGCCTGGAAGGCTCCAAACCGGGCGCGGCGGCGACGGCGGTTTACCTCAGCCATCAAACCATCCGTCCAGACAAGCGCGGCTATGGCCATATCATCAATCAGAGCATGTTGAACTCGAAGTTGTTCTATCTGTATCTGGCGACCATGGACATCGCCTTCCCGGACGACAAGTTCGATCTGGTGCTGCTGACTCCCATGCCCAAAGAACAGGAAATGCAGCGTAAAGCCATCGCTGAGATGTTGTGGAAACGTCAGGTCTCCAAGCGTGACCTGTTGCAGCATCGGGAGATCAGCTCATTCCTGCGCAAAATCTCCGGCGACCAGAATATCGTGGACTATGTGTTCGTCGACAAGAATGACCGCTCTGTGGAGCGGACGCTGCAGCTCAACAACGCCCTGTTTGACAAGCTCAGCGTGCCGCCGGGACAACCGGTATCTCCAGATCAAGTGTTCGTGTCCATGACCACTTTCAACCGGGATGACTACGGCAATGACTTTATGAACGCCCTGGGCGAGCGTCTGTTTGAGAACCCCCAGCAAGTAAACGCCATTCCCTGCATCCGCTCGGTGATCCTGGACCCATGGGCGATCTATACCCATGAGCATGATCAAATGGGGCTGTATAACTTCTTTACCGATATTTTCCTGCCGAAGTTGAGAAAAGAAGTGAATCTGTTGTGCGGGCAATAA
- the map gene encoding type I methionyl aminopeptidase: protein MTIETEQDLLHLKHIGGIVATILQEMITRTEPGMTTGELDQIGKGLFEKYEAESAPLVSYNFPGYTCISVNEEAAHGIPGGRVIRPGDIVNIDVSGEKNGYFADTGGTFIVPPSTPQKDRLLHATKLALRNAAAKARAGENLNVIGKEIQKVAKDKGFKIIRNLCSHGVGRSLHEEPKEILGYYDPREERRLHKGLVITIEPFLSTKSKHVTEASDGWTLVGAAGNLSAQFEHTMVITNGQPILVTVPQTA, encoded by the coding sequence ATGACCATAGAAACAGAGCAAGACTTACTTCACCTGAAACATATCGGCGGCATTGTCGCGACGATTTTGCAGGAGATGATAACGCGCACCGAGCCGGGGATGACGACTGGGGAGCTGGATCAGATCGGCAAGGGATTGTTTGAAAAATATGAGGCCGAGTCGGCTCCGTTGGTGTCTTATAACTTTCCCGGTTACACCTGCATCAGCGTGAATGAGGAAGCGGCGCACGGCATTCCGGGCGGTCGCGTTATTCGTCCCGGAGATATCGTCAATATTGATGTTTCGGGCGAAAAGAACGGTTATTTCGCAGACACAGGGGGCACTTTTATCGTGCCGCCATCCACGCCTCAAAAAGACCGGTTGTTACACGCGACGAAGCTGGCGTTGCGCAACGCCGCGGCGAAAGCGCGAGCGGGGGAGAATCTGAATGTCATCGGCAAGGAGATCCAGAAAGTCGCTAAGGACAAAGGCTTCAAAATTATCAGAAATCTGTGCAGCCATGGCGTTGGGCGCAGTTTGCATGAAGAACCCAAAGAGATTCTCGGCTATTACGACCCGCGTGAAGAACGACGCCTGCACAAAGGACTGGTCATCACCATCGAGCCCTTCCTGTCCACCAAGAGTAAACATGTCACGGAAGCCAGCGACGGCTGGACCCTGGTTGGCGCCGCAGGGAATTTATCCGCCCAGTTTGAACATACGATGGTGATCACCAACGGACAGCCCATATTAGTGACGGTTCCACAGACCGCCTAA
- a CDS encoding leucine-rich repeat domain-containing protein: MINSSENYQRAFEFLRDYIPDSQPPRLPYALRELKQLPELYLSDRLLEDLSPAISAFQKLERLSLSGNQLRQLPETIGKLSSLNHLYLDSNKLTSLPSSIGSLSRLKSLTLFDNSLEKLPREVGDLAELELLSLGQNALSTLPNEIGGLSKLSLLYLHNNRLVALPETIGRMHSLSTLELDYNKLEQLPQSIGDLSALGSLSLIGNQFRSVPEVLLQLEKLAYLSIDISSIATSTDLPRNVSHLCLSLDTDNIDQALMRLEKFAGVRSLSLKTHNRETLPPTIGLLKNLPNLVGLDLSFNKLKKLPPEIGEITQLTHLHLNDNQFTEAPSEILNLKQLKELNIYRNNIPEEQQRKLCDQLDAELGIILFD; encoded by the coding sequence GTGATCAATAGCAGTGAGAATTACCAAAGAGCATTCGAGTTCTTAAGAGACTATATTCCAGATAGTCAGCCGCCACGCCTTCCCTATGCACTCAGAGAGCTTAAACAGCTTCCTGAGCTTTATCTCTCGGATCGACTGTTAGAGGACCTTTCCCCCGCCATCAGCGCTTTTCAAAAGTTAGAGCGACTCAGCCTGTCAGGTAATCAACTGCGACAATTGCCAGAAACGATAGGTAAATTATCCAGTCTTAATCACTTGTATTTGGATAGCAACAAACTGACAAGCCTGCCATCTTCGATCGGAAGTCTATCTCGGCTAAAAAGCCTGACGCTCTTCGATAATAGTCTGGAGAAGCTACCAAGAGAGGTTGGCGATCTGGCGGAGCTTGAACTTCTATCGCTGGGTCAGAACGCTCTTAGTACGCTACCTAACGAAATAGGCGGGCTGTCCAAATTGAGCCTACTGTACTTACATAACAACCGCTTGGTAGCGCTGCCCGAAACTATAGGGCGCATGCATTCACTCAGCACGCTGGAGCTGGATTACAACAAGCTGGAGCAGCTTCCCCAAAGTATTGGAGACCTTTCCGCATTAGGCTCCCTATCTCTAATTGGCAATCAATTCAGATCTGTTCCTGAAGTTCTTTTGCAACTTGAAAAACTGGCCTATTTGTCTATTGATATCAGTAGTATCGCCACCTCAACAGACCTTCCGCGTAATGTTTCTCATTTATGCCTCAGCCTTGATACGGATAACATAGACCAAGCGCTAATGCGCCTGGAAAAATTCGCTGGCGTTAGATCTCTCTCACTGAAAACTCATAATAGGGAGACATTGCCGCCGACGATTGGGTTACTGAAGAACCTTCCCAACCTGGTGGGATTAGATCTAAGCTTTAACAAGCTCAAGAAATTGCCTCCAGAAATCGGCGAGATAACCCAGTTAACGCACCTGCATCTGAATGACAACCAGTTCACTGAGGCGCCATCAGAAATTCTGAACCTGAAGCAGCTGAAAGAATTAAACATTTACCGCAACAACATCCCTGAAGAACAACAACGAAAGCTGTGCGATCAACTGGACGCCGAGTTGGGAATCATATTGTTTGATTAA
- a CDS encoding VOC family protein — MELDHIFICVTEKAPEGDLLTAFGLTEGSANTHPGQGTANRRFFFHNAFIELLYLNDPQEAGSELTRPTMLLERLTQCGAGVSPFGVCFRPEAGKKRGPAPFKSWDYHPQYLPETLRVEVGESPLSEPMWFYLGFAARPDQAAPERAQPLAHATGFREITRVRVTSPNRETPSDAAIQATTVSGFEMTVGDENLLEIGFDHEREGKHHDFRPHLPLVFRW, encoded by the coding sequence ATGGAATTGGACCATATTTTTATCTGCGTAACGGAAAAAGCCCCTGAAGGGGATTTGCTGACCGCCTTTGGTTTGACGGAAGGCTCTGCGAATACGCACCCAGGCCAGGGCACCGCCAATCGTCGCTTTTTCTTTCACAACGCTTTTATCGAACTGTTGTATTTAAACGATCCCCAAGAAGCGGGCAGTGAGCTGACGCGGCCTACTATGCTTCTGGAACGACTCACCCAATGCGGTGCAGGCGTTTCACCATTTGGCGTCTGCTTTCGACCTGAGGCAGGCAAGAAGCGAGGCCCTGCGCCGTTCAAAAGCTGGGACTACCACCCCCAATACCTGCCGGAAACACTGCGCGTGGAAGTCGGGGAATCGCCATTAAGCGAACCCATGTGGTTCTACCTGGGGTTTGCCGCCAGACCAGACCAAGCCGCCCCAGAGCGCGCCCAGCCGTTGGCGCACGCTACCGGTTTCAGGGAAATAACACGAGTGCGTGTGACATCCCCCAATAGAGAAACGCCCTCCGACGCCGCCATTCAGGCGACCACTGTGAGCGGATTTGAAATGACGGTGGGAGACGAGAATCTATTGGAAATAGGCTTTGATCACGAAAGAGAGGGAAAGCATCACGACTTCCGGCCTCATTTGCCGTTAGTGTTTCGGTGGTGA
- a CDS encoding LysR family transcriptional regulator: protein MDKWIGIQEFVTAAKYGSFTSAAEYLGTTKSNISKKITHLETRLGVTLLHRSNRRLVLTSAGEVYFEHSTKLLKTLEQNDQLVIETQEHLSGPIVVSLPPGIGESLLMEPICKFQQLHPDVTFVTNVSIQCIDLVEQPFDLAFRLSPTIDPNLIARPLRRAPYRLCASPQFIKTHSPKEIQDITRLSCLAYSDQLSPKNAVWSFKNPQNQQVLQLEINACIYSDSVTTLVQACHRHAGILYCSDFFVAKHIAEASLVSLFEEWISNENQLWLVYPDRKSVKRRVRAFIDFVLESGIL from the coding sequence ATGGATAAATGGATCGGCATTCAAGAATTCGTTACTGCGGCCAAGTATGGTTCATTCACATCGGCAGCCGAATACTTAGGTACAACCAAATCAAATATCAGCAAGAAGATCACCCACCTTGAAACTCGTCTTGGGGTAACATTGTTGCATCGGAGTAACCGACGCTTAGTGCTGACAAGTGCGGGTGAAGTTTATTTCGAACATTCAACGAAATTGCTAAAGACATTAGAGCAAAATGATCAATTGGTCATCGAAACACAAGAGCACTTATCCGGGCCTATTGTTGTATCCTTACCTCCTGGAATTGGAGAATCACTGCTGATGGAACCAATATGCAAGTTCCAGCAGTTACACCCTGACGTCACTTTCGTCACCAATGTTTCCATACAGTGCATTGATCTGGTTGAGCAGCCGTTCGACTTGGCATTCCGATTATCTCCCACCATAGATCCAAACCTTATCGCTCGACCACTTAGACGCGCACCATACCGTTTATGTGCGAGCCCTCAATTCATCAAAACACATAGCCCGAAGGAAATCCAAGATATCACTCGATTGTCCTGCCTCGCCTATTCGGATCAACTTTCCCCCAAAAATGCAGTATGGTCGTTCAAAAATCCGCAAAACCAACAGGTACTCCAATTAGAGATTAATGCCTGCATATACTCAGATAGCGTCACCACCCTCGTACAAGCCTGCCACCGACATGCAGGTATTCTCTATTGTTCTGATTTTTTTGTAGCCAAACATATTGCAGAAGCTAGTCTCGTATCCTTATTTGAAGAGTGGATAAGTAACGAGAATCAATTATGGCTGGTGTACCCGGATCGGAAATCGGTCAAACGTAGAGTACGGGCATTTATAGATTTTGTGCTTGAGTCCGGCATTCTGTAG
- a CDS encoding efflux RND transporter periplasmic adaptor subunit — translation MLKKLLWVFAGLVVVALIVGGIVQVKMQQFDTMGTAAAQMTMPPTPVNTYTVEQSQWRPRVSLVGSVKPVQGTVINTEIDGTVKEIKFSAGADVKAGDVLVLFDDEIERAELREAEVAADRAQLSLTRAKELSKTRNISQLEFDNAENDVKQAQARLNYNRAVIAKKTLRAPFDGKLGIRQISVGQFLNRGTPVVSLQSLNPVYVEFSLSQRRLGELAEGLKVEVVTDAYPEQKFVGKITAFNPDIDPNTRNVRVQATLDNPEGKLRPGMFVAIEMILAQARDVLFIPSTAVLHGPYGSSIYVVDKGEAKDGGDAPLVLRQQLVRLGETQGDFVIVVEGVKPGDQIVSTGSFKLMPGMSVVIDNKLAPDFKLNPQPKNT, via the coding sequence ATGCTTAAAAAGCTCCTATGGGTGTTCGCTGGCCTTGTCGTCGTGGCGCTCATCGTTGGGGGAATCGTCCAGGTCAAGATGCAGCAGTTCGACACTATGGGGACCGCCGCAGCGCAGATGACCATGCCGCCGACGCCGGTCAACACCTATACCGTCGAACAGTCGCAATGGCGTCCGCGCGTCTCCTTGGTGGGTTCCGTCAAACCGGTGCAGGGAACGGTAATCAACACCGAAATTGATGGGACGGTGAAAGAAATCAAATTCTCCGCTGGCGCGGACGTGAAAGCCGGCGATGTTCTGGTGCTGTTCGACGATGAGATCGAGCGGGCCGAGTTACGGGAGGCGGAAGTAGCCGCCGACCGCGCCCAGTTAAGCCTGACTCGCGCCAAAGAACTGAGCAAGACGCGCAATATCTCCCAGCTGGAATTCGACAACGCGGAAAACGACGTAAAGCAGGCGCAGGCGCGACTGAATTACAACCGCGCCGTGATCGCCAAGAAAACGTTGCGCGCTCCATTCGACGGCAAGTTGGGTATTCGCCAGATCAGCGTCGGTCAGTTCCTGAACAGGGGCACGCCCGTGGTGTCCCTGCAATCGCTGAATCCGGTGTATGTGGAGTTTTCGCTGTCGCAACGGCGTCTGGGGGAGCTGGCGGAAGGCCTGAAAGTGGAAGTCGTCACCGATGCTTATCCAGAGCAAAAGTTTGTCGGCAAAATCACCGCATTCAACCCGGACATCGACCCCAACACTCGGAACGTGCGGGTGCAGGCGACGCTGGACAATCCTGAGGGCAAACTGCGTCCAGGCATGTTCGTCGCGATTGAGATGATTCTGGCGCAGGCGCGAGACGTGCTTTTCATTCCTTCCACTGCTGTGTTGCACGGCCCTTACGGTTCCTCCATCTACGTGGTCGATAAAGGCGAAGCCAAAGACGGCGGCGACGCCCCTTTGGTATTACGTCAACAACTGGTGCGACTGGGAGAGACCCAGGGCGATTTTGTGATCGTGGTCGAAGGCGTGAAACCCGGCGATCAGATCGTTTCCACCGGCTCGTTCAAGCTGATGCCCGGCATGTCCGTGGTGATTGACAATAAACTGGCGCCGGATTTCAAACTTAATCCGCAACCCAAGAATACCTGA
- a CDS encoding efflux RND transporter permease subunit — translation MKAFTDIFVRRPVLALVVNIVIIIAGVQAWNSLSVRQYPQSENASVTVATTYVGASADVVRGFVTTAIERAIASADGVDYIESKSMLGLSLVTARLKLNYDPTKALADITAKVNQVRNELPAGSELPAISVQSADSEFAAAYLSFWSESLSQSEITDYLVRVVQPRLAALSGVQRADIFGARTFAMRIWLKPDHMAALNISPTQVRDALAVNNYLAPVGSTKGSFVQTYLTANTDLHTVEQFQELVIRQENDTIIRLQDIADVELGAEEYDTEVSFNGQTAVFMGIFPLPSANTIEVVERVRKDLEAIKEDLPPGLQGGIGYDASEYINNAIHEVVGTLTDTLLIVVVVIFLFLGSFRSVLVPIVAIPVSLIGAIFLMQMFGFTLNLLTLLAIVLSVGLVVDDAIVVVENVERHLREGRSPVEAARIGARELIGPVIAMTITLAAVYTPIGLQGGLTGALFREFALTLAGAVTISGIVALTLSPMMSAKLLRSAESEEKGFTGWVNHRFDRLRDGYGKVLEKVLRARPAVYTIWAGLSLMVIPMYMFSPKELAPLEDQGFMFGIINNAANASADQKAHFGHAAEQIFLNAPERDLTFQILLSPSDPFAAALGVGGFSGMVVKPWNQRDRSIAEIVMDMQNQLNAIPGLQVFAAQPPALPGGSNFPVEFVIASTAEPEQMLQFAQQLQMKAMESGLFYFPPDIDLKYDQPQSEVVIDHRKVAALGLNNAQIGADLSAALGGNYVNRLNMDGRAYKVIPQVSRVERLNPDQLKDIYVSGPEGQLMPLSAVATITDSTVPRSLNRFQQLNAVKLSGMTAQLDEGLKALEKAAEEILPPGYTINYTGESRQLRTEGGKFLPALGLAILMIFLVLSVQFNSFRDPFVILLGSAPLAMFGALLFTTLKMPDPNMPYWTNGWTTTMNIYAQVGLVTLVGLISKNGILIVEFANKLQMQGMDKLNAVHQAAMTRLRPVLMTSVATVAGHFPLTLVEGPGAAARNSIGLVLVGGMAIGTLFTLFVTPALYVLLARQHKDDPVAEEIESGHAQPAPG, via the coding sequence ATGAAAGCTTTTACCGACATATTCGTGCGGCGTCCGGTGCTGGCCCTGGTGGTCAACATCGTCATCATCATCGCCGGCGTTCAGGCCTGGAACTCACTCAGCGTAAGACAGTACCCACAGAGCGAGAACGCTTCCGTCACAGTGGCCACCACATACGTGGGCGCCAGCGCGGACGTAGTGAGGGGGTTTGTCACCACCGCGATTGAGCGCGCTATCGCTTCCGCGGACGGGGTGGATTACATCGAATCCAAGAGTATGCTGGGCCTGTCCCTGGTGACGGCGCGCCTTAAGCTCAACTACGATCCGACCAAGGCGCTGGCTGACATCACCGCCAAAGTGAATCAGGTGCGCAATGAACTGCCCGCCGGCTCGGAGCTGCCCGCGATCAGCGTGCAATCCGCCGACTCGGAGTTCGCCGCCGCTTATCTCAGCTTCTGGTCCGAGTCGTTGTCGCAGAGCGAAATCACCGACTATCTGGTGCGGGTGGTGCAGCCGCGACTGGCGGCCTTGTCCGGCGTACAGCGGGCGGATATTTTCGGCGCCCGCACTTTCGCCATGCGCATCTGGCTGAAGCCGGACCACATGGCGGCGCTGAACATCAGCCCCACGCAAGTACGCGACGCCCTCGCCGTTAACAACTATCTGGCGCCGGTGGGCAGCACCAAAGGCAGTTTCGTACAGACTTATCTGACCGCCAATACCGACCTGCATACGGTTGAGCAGTTTCAGGAGCTGGTGATCCGCCAGGAGAATGACACCATCATCCGTCTGCAGGATATCGCCGACGTGGAATTGGGCGCCGAGGAATACGACACCGAAGTCAGCTTCAACGGCCAGACCGCCGTGTTCATGGGCATCTTCCCGCTTCCCAGCGCCAATACCATCGAAGTAGTGGAGCGGGTGCGCAAGGATCTGGAAGCCATTAAGGAAGACCTGCCTCCCGGCCTGCAGGGCGGCATCGGTTATGACGCCTCGGAATACATCAACAACGCCATTCATGAAGTGGTGGGCACCCTCACCGACACGTTGTTGATCGTGGTAGTGGTGATCTTCCTGTTCCTGGGCTCTTTCCGTTCCGTGCTGGTGCCCATCGTGGCGATTCCCGTCTCGTTGATCGGCGCTATCTTTTTGATGCAGATGTTCGGGTTCACGCTAAACCTGCTCACGCTGCTGGCGATAGTGCTTTCCGTGGGGCTGGTGGTGGACGACGCCATCGTCGTGGTGGAGAACGTCGAACGGCATCTGCGGGAAGGCCGCAGTCCGGTGGAAGCCGCGCGTATCGGCGCGCGAGAGTTGATCGGCCCGGTCATCGCCATGACCATCACCCTGGCGGCGGTGTACACCCCTATCGGTTTACAGGGCGGCCTTACCGGCGCGCTGTTCCGTGAGTTCGCTTTGACCCTGGCGGGGGCGGTGACTATCTCAGGCATCGTCGCCCTCACTTTGTCGCCCATGATGAGCGCCAAGTTGCTGCGCAGCGCAGAGAGCGAGGAAAAAGGCTTCACGGGCTGGGTCAACCACCGTTTCGATCGTCTGCGCGACGGGTATGGCAAAGTGCTGGAAAAAGTGCTGCGCGCGCGTCCGGCGGTTTACACCATCTGGGCGGGGCTCAGTCTGATGGTGATCCCCATGTATATGTTTTCACCCAAAGAACTGGCGCCGCTGGAAGACCAGGGCTTTATGTTCGGCATCATCAACAACGCCGCCAATGCGTCGGCGGACCAGAAAGCGCACTTCGGTCATGCGGCGGAACAAATCTTTCTGAACGCGCCAGAACGCGATCTGACTTTCCAGATACTGCTGTCGCCTTCCGACCCTTTTGCGGCGGCGCTGGGCGTCGGCGGCTTCAGCGGCATGGTGGTGAAGCCATGGAATCAACGGGATCGCTCTATCGCTGAGATCGTGATGGATATGCAGAATCAGCTGAACGCGATACCTGGTTTGCAGGTATTCGCGGCGCAACCGCCCGCCCTGCCCGGCGGCAGCAACTTCCCGGTGGAGTTCGTGATCGCCTCCACTGCGGAGCCGGAGCAGATGTTGCAGTTTGCGCAACAACTGCAAATGAAAGCCATGGAAAGCGGCCTGTTCTACTTCCCGCCGGATATCGACCTGAAGTACGACCAGCCGCAGTCTGAAGTGGTCATTGACCATCGCAAAGTGGCGGCGCTGGGCCTTAACAACGCGCAGATTGGCGCAGACTTGAGCGCGGCTCTGGGCGGCAATTACGTCAATCGTCTGAACATGGACGGACGCGCCTACAAGGTCATCCCGCAAGTGTCGCGAGTGGAGCGCTTGAATCCGGATCAGCTTAAGGACATTTATGTTTCCGGCCCCGAAGGGCAATTGATGCCGCTCAGCGCCGTAGCCACGATTACGGACAGCACTGTGCCGCGCTCGTTGAACCGCTTTCAACAGCTTAATGCGGTGAAGCTGTCCGGCATGACCGCACAATTGGACGAGGGCTTGAAAGCGCTGGAAAAAGCGGCGGAAGAAATCCTGCCGCCGGGCTACACCATCAACTACACCGGCGAGTCCCGTCAGCTGCGCACGGAGGGAGGCAAGTTCCTGCCCGCGCTGGGACTGGCCATTCTGATGATCTTCCTGGTGCTGTCGGTGCAGTTCAATTCCTTCCGCGACCCGTTTGTGATTCTGTTGGGCTCCGCCCCATTAGCCATGTTCGGCGCCCTGCTCTTCACCACCTTGAAGATGCCAGACCCGAATATGCCGTACTGGACCAACGGCTGGACCACCACCATGAACATCTACGCTCAGGTGGGGCTGGTGACCCTGGTCGGTTTGATCTCCAAAAACGGCATTCTTATCGTGGAGTTCGCCAACAAACTGCAAATGCAGGGCATGGATAAACTCAACGCCGTACATCAGGCCGCCATGACCCGTCTGCGCCCGGTGTTGATGACCTCCGTCGCCACCGTGGCGGGCCACTTCCCGCTGACCCTGGTGGAAGGCCCCGGCGCCGCCGCCCGTAACTCCATCGGCCTGGTGCTGGTGGGCGGCATGGCCATCGGCACGTTGTTCACGCTGTTTGTGACGCCGGCGTTGTATGTGCTGTTGGCGCGGCAGCATAAGGACGATCCCGTCGCCGAAGAAATCGAGTCCGGCCACGCTCAGCCGGCGCCAGGCTAA
- a CDS encoding Cu/Zn superoxide dismutase produces the protein MGAHAQNAIRVSVSKISDQDVGDKIGAVILEPTSHGVLIRPILEGLEPGMHGFHLHEKASPPYRSRNSRKTAPASAMGVDKGNVGTCWGAYEKACWKQALSLADKYRESVCPPDCKAG, from the coding sequence TTGGGCGCTCATGCGCAAAACGCCATCCGGGTTTCCGTCAGCAAAATCAGCGACCAGGACGTTGGAGATAAAATAGGCGCCGTTATTCTGGAGCCCACGTCTCATGGCGTATTAATCCGGCCGATTCTCGAAGGACTGGAGCCGGGAATGCATGGTTTTCACCTGCATGAGAAAGCCAGTCCGCCGTACCGCAGCAGAAACAGCAGAAAGACGGCGCCAGCTAGCGCTATGGGCGTTGATAAGGGAAACGTCGGGACTTGCTGGGGAGCGTACGAAAAGGCCTGCTGGAAGCAGGCCCTGTCGCTGGCGGACAAATACAGGGAATCTGTTTGTCCGCCAGATTGCAAAGCAGGCTGA